Part of the Wolbachia endosymbiont of Diaphorina citri genome is shown below.
ATTATACACATCTCAATACATAAACCAGCAATGACCATACCAACCATTATACAAATGAAAGCACCTACAATTATGGATGAAACTACACCAATTAATTGTCCTATTTTTGAACTAAGTGGTACTTCTCTTTTACCTCCAACACAACCTTTGAATTTCGCTTTGATCTTCCTCCAACATCCTTAATTGTCTTTTCAAATTTTAATAGCGACTTGTTGTTTAGTCTATAGCTAACCGAAGTAAGATTTTCTCAAAGGGTGGGGTAAAAAGGTATAATACTGCTTTAATGAAGGTAGAATGATGCCAAAGCCATATAGTGAGGACCTGAGGGAACGAGTTTTAAAAGTGGTAGACGAGAAAAAATGACAATAGAAGAATTCGAAAAGGTTGTAGAAAAAATGCGCCCAGAGTGGGAAAAAGTTCAAGAACAGAAGAAATGCCATGGAAGAACGTCAAGACTGCCTGTATTGGAAGACAAAATACTCTGTATAATTCTATATTATCGAACTTACATAACGCACCGATTCTTGAGCTAACTATTCAACTTTCATAACTCAAGCACCTACCGATTACTCAAGAAAATGGAACCACTTTTGGCTAAGAAAGTCTCAATAAAAAAGGATAGAACTATGACGCCAGAAAGAATTTTGAAAATATTAGCAGATGTTACAGAACAACCAATACAACGATCAAAAGATAGGAAGAAAAGAAAATTGTCTTATTCCGGAAAGAAAAGAGTAAATACAATAAAAACAGAAATTGTTATAAAAGAAGATGGGCAAATTCTATCAGTGTCAAAGTCACACAGAGGTCGAATTCATGATTTTAAGATACGAAAACAGGAAAAAATGTTGTCAAAAGAGAATATCAAGTATGTTGATTCTGGGTGTCAGGGGTGGCAAAAATTGCAGAGTAACGTTGTAATTCCATATAAAAGGTATCGAAAAAAATCGCTGCCGATGATCAAAAAGAGCACAATCGAAAGCTGACATCATTTAGAATGAGAGTGGAGCATAAAATTCATGAAATTAAGGTTTTTAAAATCATGTCACATACCTATCGCAATTTTCAGAAGAAATACAACATGAGATTTAACATAATTGCTGATCTGGTAAATCTCAAACACAAGTTTTAATTGATCCTGCTATTGACCTAACTCACGCTGAATTTAGTTCCATACTGTTTCCCAGTAGGTCTTGTGGAAGAAGTAAGCAAGATGTTAAAAATTGATAGAAAACTATATACTAGTGGAGGAAAAGAAGAGAAGAAAGAGGAAGTATAAAACCGTCTTCAGACTATCAAAAGGGACATAGTCATAAAATTAAAGACTGAGATAGCTTTGTCAAATTTCTGAATGAAAACCGAGATATTACGGTTGAAAAAATAATTGAAAAATTTGGCAACATGTGCAAAGATACAGTCTACAATTATCTTAAAAAAGTAAGCTATACATATAAAAAAAACTTTTCTTTATCAGGAAAGGAATGAAGAGAAACCCAAGGAGTTCATAAAAAAATAGAAGGAATAGAAAAAGAAAACTTGATATTCATAGATGAGTCTGGAGTAGAAGATAACAGATTTTATGAATATGGGTGATCTCAAAAAGGTAAGAGGTTATTTGTCCAGGGTTTAAAAGAAAGAGGGTAAGAATAATTGGAGCACTAAATGAAGGAAAAGTTAAAGCTTCCTGAAGGCTACTGCAACAGCGAGATTTTTGATGCTTATGTAGAAAATATACTTGTTCCTATATTAAAACCTGAACAGACTATTGTTCTCGATAAAGCAAGCTTTCATAAATCTGCAAGGACGAAAAATTTGATAGCAAATATTGGGTGTAAAATTTTGTTCTTGCCTCCATACTCGCCAGATTTAAATCCGATTGAGAAGTTCTGGTTTGCCATTAAGCATGTCATAAGAAAAGTGCTGCCAAGCCAATATTAATTCGGCTATTGATTTTGTCTTTCAGTGCTCGGGCAAATCTTACTTCAGTTAGCTATAGATGCTTGTATTGGGCAGTATTCGTTTGCTATACTAAAGTTTCACTCTCAACCGAGTTGATAAAAGCTGCGATATCTCCTTGTAGCATTAGGTGTATATTTTTTGCTATTTTTTCCACTAAGAGGATAACATTATCAAAATTTTCAAATTTTGATAATACATAATCTGCTAAGCTTTTCTGACCTTCGGGCCTGCCTACTCCAAATCTTAAACGCCAATAATCGTTACCAATAAAGCTATCTATAGACTTAAGTCCATTGTGTCCAGCAGAGCTACCACCTTTTTTTACTTTTATTCTTCCAAATTTTAAGTCAGCATCATCATGTATGACAACAATATTGTCTAGCGATAATTTGTAAAAATTTTTTATTTTTGCAATAGGAATACCTGAATTATTCATAAATGAAGAAGGCTTTATTAGCATAACTTTATTATTGTTAATTATGCCTGAGGTTATCAAGTAATCAGCTTTCTTAGAAAATGACTGAAAATTCCAATACTTGCAAATTGCGTCAATAACTATGAAGCCAATATTATGGTGAGTTAATTCATATTTACTACCAGGATTACCAAGCCCAGCTATTAAATGCACTACTCCTCTGTTTTTGTTTGAGACTCTTCAACATCACTATCAGCAGCAGAAATTGTCACAATGGTAAAATTTTCTTCCTCATGAGCTACAAATTTAACACCTTCTGGCAATTTTACATCATTGATATGTACAGACTGACCAATCATTTTGCCAGACAAATCAATTTCTATGACTTGAGGTATTTTCTCAGGAGAGCATTTGACAGTAATAGAACGACACAAAACATTAAGCACTCCACCTAATTTGATTCCTGGTGATTTACTTTCATTGATGAATGATAAAGGTATATCTATTTTAATTTCACTACCTTTATCAACAAACTGAAAATCAACATGTTGCACAGTATCCTTTACTACATGCCATTGAATATCACGAACAAGAGCATATTCTTTTTTCCCTGAAATATCTAGTTCTATTAAATGTGCAGAAAGAGCACCTGATTTATATTGTTTAGTAAATTCCTTTGCAGACAATGTCAAATTTACGTTATCATGCCCTTTACCATATATAACTGCAGGTATACTTCCTTTTTCCCTCAGAGCTTGAATTGCTTTCTTTTTTTTTACGTCACGTAATTCTGCATTAATTGTTACCATTTCTTGCTGTGCCATCGATTACTCCTATTCAGCTAATCCTTTTTATATAATTTAATAATATAACATAAAAATATTTATTTCAAACTTCATTCTTTCACAGTAATTTTTTGTGAAAAAATTTATTTAGATATATACTTAAGATCACTTAGTAAGAGCTATGAGTACTGACGATAAATTAGTTTTTAAGATTTATAAGCCAACAAAAACTGCAACACAATCTGGTCTAGGTAATACAAAATTCTGGTACCTAAAAATTGAGACTTGTTCTTACTACATTGAACCTTTGATGGGATGGATTGGTTCAAAAGACCCCAAAAAACAGATTGTACTAAAGTTTGATTCTCTTGAAAAAGCAGTATCTTACGCAAAGAAACACAACACAAAGTACACAATTGAAATGCCAAAAGATGTTAAAAGACTGCCAAAATCTTATGCGAATAATTTCGTATCAAAGTAAGTTTTATCGTAGTGTGTTTATCTAAAAGCCTAAATTTAAGAACATATCTTGAAAGGACTTAAGTGGTTAAGCATATATTAAAGAGTTCTTGAAGTAAGGAGAGCACGCTCATACGTCAAGCAAACAATGTTTACCTAAAATTCTTTGACATTAGCAGCTTTCTTGCCCCGTTTTCAGTAACAGTGATTTTGTAATTCTTCTATATATTAGAAAAATTTTTATTTTAATTAGCCATAGGCGCCTATTGGTTTTTAGCTAAAGTAAAGGTCAAGTATCTGGAATTCTGGACATAAAATCCTCCTGTGTAAAAAAGATTAGAAAAAAGTGCAGCGCACATATGACAGAAATTAAGCACACTTACATGCTCTGAAGAAGATACGCTACGCTTTTTGATTAAAAATTTGACTGAAAAGTCTGCAGACAAAGATAGATTTTGAGCTCTTAAAATATCTCTAACTGTAATTATAATCAGATTTAAAATATATGGAAGCAATTTTTTACGTTAATATTTCAAGTTTCCCTTTCAAGATAGGTTCTAATTGTTACTCTAGGTTTTAAATTGT
Proteins encoded:
- a CDS encoding 50S ribosomal protein L25/general stress protein Ctc; this translates as MAQQEMVTINAELRDVKKKKAIQALREKGSIPAVIYGKGHDNVNLTLSAKEFTKQYKSGALSAHLIELDISGKKEYALVRDIQWHVVKDTVQHVDFQFVDKGSEIKIDIPLSFINESKSPGIKLGGVLNVLCRSITVKCSPEKIPQVIEIDLSGKMIGQSVHINDVKLPEGVKFVAHEEENFTIVTISAADSDVEESQTKTEE
- the pth gene encoding aminoacyl-tRNA hydrolase; this translates as MHLIAGLGNPGSKYELTHHNIGFIVIDAICKYWNFQSFSKKADYLITSGIINNNKVMLIKPSSFMNNSGIPIAKIKNFYKLSLDNIVVIHDDADLKFGRIKVKKGGSSAGHNGLKSIDSFIGNDYWRLRFGVGRPEGQKSLADYVLSKFENFDNVILLVEKIAKNIHLMLQGDIAAFINSVESETLV
- a CDS encoding transposase, producing MKEKLKLPEGYCNSEIFDAYVENILVPILKPEQTIVLDKASFHKSARTKNLIANIGCKILFLPPYSPDLNPIEKFWFAIKHVIRKVLPSQY
- a CDS encoding ETC complex I subunit gives rise to the protein MSTDDKLVFKIYKPTKTATQSGLGNTKFWYLKIETCSYYIEPLMGWIGSKDPKKQIVLKFDSLEKAVSYAKKHNTKYTIEMPKDVKRLPKSYANNFVSK